The nucleotide window GGCAAATGCCCATATAGCCCTTCGGTTCCAGGCTTGTTTCTTTGGGGCTGGGTGCAGCAGCACCCCGCCTTCCTCCCCAGAGACGCCGGCGAGGGGCGCACACTAGCCAGACCGCACCGCACCGCACCGCACCACGGCGCACGCGCACACGCTCGCCTAGCGCCCGGGAAGTggccgggggtgggggagagggaggaggcctGGAAAGTTCCACTGGTTTCTAGAGCCCAAGGTTGGTCGGCGCGGAGGCGGCGCGCAGCGGGTGCGTACGGAGATAGGATACGGCCTCCCACGGGCTGCTCAAGACCGTGTCCACGAGCCGCGTGCTCCGGGGAACGGGCACGGCCCAGGAGGGAAGGCGGGTGCCGACCGAGGCGCGAGTGCAGGCGCCCTCCGGGCGAGGGGGGCGGGACCGAGGGGCGGGGCTCTCGGTGGGCGGGGCGAGCCGTCTGCGCAGCTGCCGGAGCCTTTAAACCGGGCCTCGCGGGGTCGCACGGTGCTTTCGCCGCCAGGGAGCCTACCGGCTGCATCTCCTCTCGTCTTCCACTGCACCCGGCGTTTCCCGACCTAGCGACCCCGGACTCGGTGCCGCCATCCCGGGCGATGCCCCGCTACGAGTTGGCTTTGATTCTGAAAGCCATGCGGCGGGTAAGTGACCTTCCCTCAGACCGAGTTCCCGCGCGGGCGCGCCCCGCCGCCTCTAGGCCCTCCCAGCCCCGCGTGCCCTGCCTGCGGGACACCGGGACCCCTCGCGCGGCCCGCGGGAGGTCGCGGGAGCAAAGGGGGCGCGCGTGGGTCGGGCGCTCGGCGCGGCCGCGTGCGCGCGGGAGGCGGGTGGGGGTGTGCCCGCGCGTGTGCGCGGTCGCGGGAGGGGGTGTGCCAAATACGCAGCGGGCCAGGGGGCGGGGCGGGCCTCGGACCCCGGCTCTCCGGAGTCCGATGGAAGGACTGCGGGAGGACACACGCGCGAGAACCCAGGCCGGCCCCGCTCTGCGCCCACGGGTCGAGAAGCTGCTCGTCGTCCCGATCGCCTGCCCTCAGCGTCCGCGATCAGTACAGCCTTCCACCAAAGCCCGCCAGTGCCGGCTGTGTACCCCACGCACTTGTCACCGCTGTcacgctaaaaaaaaaaatcttttgaccTTTCTTTTTCTGACTCCAGCGAAAATCCTGCTCCGGGTACCCTTAGCCCAGTTTTATTCATCCAAGTTGTGGCCTTGCTTGTGCTTTCCGAAGACGTGTCTTCCCCCAGCTTTTGATTGATCTTGAGGTAGGGACTTTCAGGTTTGGAGGGATGATAAACCACCAGCAGCCGGGTCACGGACTGGGGTCAGCGGTGGAGGCAGCTATCTTCGTCCTCTGTTCTGAGTCAGGCACTTCTCAATCGTCGCTGAAATCCCCATTCTTCTGAGAGAATTCGGTAACGTAGTAGCAGgtacaatttaaaacaaaagcaatcGTTGTGCCATTTCTGAACTTTGGAAGCAGCTTTCTTTTAGCCCTGGGCATGTAGGCTTTGGGTCAATTTCAAGTAGTAGCTTCATTTTGAAATAAACTTAAGCCTGGGGTCATGGGCTAGGTAGGCTCTGTTGAACAAATGCAGCAGGAGGAGATTGTTAGGTTTGCCTTGTACAGGGTTAGCTTGGAAAGGACTCCAGAGCCACCTGATGGTCCAGAGGGTGGTCAGCATGCCTTTGTGCCCCCAAGCTTATGGACTCTCTGCCTGGGGAGAATGTTGAGTTGTCTCACCTCTTGGTAAAGTACTTTATTtaccttctctcctctttgggTTTATACAGCCTTAAAAGGAACAACAATGGTCAGGGTTGCAAGAGTATTAAAGAGGGACCGTTTCTGATTAAGTGGAAATTGCTTAAGCCTTCCTGTATACTTTTTAGGTGATgttagaaactggaaaaaaaaatgtgtaccaCCAAGATTCCCCTTTGACCTTGTGTTAGGCAAGGTGTGAGGTAGCAGCGATCCTTTTTACTCCCGTGAATGGGAAACTCCTACCTAGCATGGCTGCCAGTATATTGGTAAATGTATTTTACCATTATATGGATATGTGTTCACTCTGATTCAAAAGTCGAGTATAACCTACTCAAAGCCTTTGCCTGAGGGTACGGTCAGAGCACCCTTGGGGAATAGGGAAGAAGAGCACTCGTTCACACTGTGGAAGTTGTACTGAGGAGATCCTTGACCCAAAGAGACCTCATTTTTTCAGTTCTGACGTTGAAAAGGTTGTTTGCTTTCAGCTTTAGAAAATTGAATTCTAACAGaatgtat belongs to Rattus norvegicus strain BN/NHsdMcwi chromosome 11, GRCr8, whole genome shotgun sequence and includes:
- the Mrps6 gene encoding small ribosomal subunit protein bS6m translates to MAAKTLGKLLLGSWGGDPVVIAWADTDKGAEVEALTCFWARLGAHGKCPYSPSVPGLFLWGWVQQHPAFLPRDAGEGRTLARPHRTAPHHGARAHARLAPGKWPGVGEREEAWKVPLVSRAQGWSARRRRAAGAYGDRIRPPTGCSRPCPRAACSGERARPRREGGCRPRRECRRPPGEGGGTEGRGSRWAGRAVCAAAGAFKPGLAGSHGAFAAREPTGCISSRLPLHPAFPDLATPDSVPPSRAMPRYELALILKAMRRPETAAALKRTIESLMDRGAIVRNLENLGERALPYRISSHSQQHSRGGYFLVDFYAPTNAVESMLEHLARDTDVVRPNIVKHPLTQEVKECDGIVPVPLEEKLYSTKRRKK